The candidate division WOR-3 bacterium genome has a window encoding:
- a CDS encoding T9SS type A sorting domain-containing protein, protein MYDNGGNNNGRIDPGETVDLTATFWNIGGADLADMSTTLNCNNPYISITDNSGYFGTLQMDSTKENTADPYVLTADPSTPHGTLVDFSLEVTGSGYSETFDFSLLVGQPVPTDSGYYYVYYSGGPHPQSPVFEWIAIDSTQTTYSGTSLDLDDNQSVTVSLPFTFKYYSVDYDQITICSNGWIAMGDQTEVDWTNSAIPNSDGPQAMVAGIWDDLDPGNEGAPSDIYYYYDETTHRFIIEYFQVEHFPSGSPETFEIILCDEDYYPTPTNDGEIYVQYLVEQQQLDNTVGIENAAEDLGIQYFYNNTYHVYAEPITDQFALRYTTIPPGQTGVREYSSRVNRIEIDVFPSITREYVAIDYSIPFSTDRIQIKIYDISGRLIKKFDNLTRDARVIWDISDDSGRSPAKGVYFVILETDDYQVSQKIVVVE, encoded by the coding sequence GTGTATGACAACGGCGGTAATAACAACGGAAGGATAGATCCCGGAGAGACCGTGGATCTGACAGCGACGTTTTGGAACATCGGAGGTGCTGATCTGGCGGATATGTCCACCACACTCAATTGTAACAATCCCTATATCTCGATAACGGATAATTCCGGATACTTCGGTACATTACAGATGGACAGCACAAAGGAGAATACCGCTGATCCTTATGTTCTCACCGCTGACCCGTCAACACCACACGGCACCCTGGTCGATTTCAGTCTGGAGGTGACCGGCAGCGGTTATTCAGAGACATTCGATTTCAGCCTTCTTGTCGGACAACCTGTACCGACGGACAGCGGTTATTATTATGTCTATTACTCTGGTGGGCCCCATCCGCAATCACCGGTATTCGAATGGATAGCGATCGATTCCACCCAGACCACTTATTCGGGAACTTCCCTTGATCTCGATGATAATCAGTCCGTAACTGTATCTCTACCGTTTACCTTTAAATACTACAGTGTCGACTATGATCAGATAACAATCTGTTCCAACGGATGGATTGCAATGGGGGATCAGACAGAGGTGGACTGGACGAATTCCGCCATCCCGAACAGTGACGGCCCTCAGGCGATGGTCGCCGGCATCTGGGACGATCTTGATCCGGGTAATGAAGGTGCGCCGAGTGATATTTACTACTATTATGACGAGACGACACATCGTTTCATTATCGAGTACTTTCAGGTTGAACACTTTCCTTCCGGTTCTCCGGAAACATTTGAGATTATCCTCTGTGACGAAGACTATTATCCGACGCCGACCAATGACGGGGAGATTTATGTTCAGTATCTTGTCGAGCAGCAACAGCTCGATAATACCGTCGGTATCGAGAATGCAGCCGAGGATCTTGGCATTCAATATTTTTATAACAACACCTATCATGTATATGCCGAACCGATCACCGATCAATTTGCACTGCGTTATACTACTATTCCGCCGGGGCAGACAGGTGTCCGTGAATATAGTTCTCGGGTCAACAGGATAGAAATAGATGTATTCCCCAGCATCACAAGAGAATACGTCGCCATCGATTATTCGATTCCCTTCAGCACAGACAGAATTCAGATCAAAATTTATGATATTTCAGGACGTTTAATAAAGAAGTTTGACAACTTGACCCGGGATGCAAGGGTCATTTGGGATATAAGCGACGATTCCGGCAGATCTCCAGCAAAAGGCGTGTACTTTGTCATTCTTGAAACCGATGATTATCAGGTGAGTCAAAAGATAGTGGTTGTGGAGTGA